A part of Miscanthus floridulus cultivar M001 chromosome 6, ASM1932011v1, whole genome shotgun sequence genomic DNA contains:
- the LOC136456758 gene encoding protein G1-like7 — MASGPCPSSVMGAAGGEAPAVAPQRPAQLSRYESQKRRDWNTFLQYLRNHRPPLTLARCSGAHVIEFLRYLDQFGKTKVHAAGCAYYGQPAPPGPCPCPLRQAWGSLDALIGRLRAAYEESGGTPESNPFAARAVRIYLREVRDSQAKARGIPYEKKKRKRAQQAAAEPSTSSSAAAGGSGSGSSRAAAASASQAGGSSAAPSTT; from the coding sequence ATGGCCTCCGGGCCTTGCCCGTCGTCGGTCATGGGGGCAGCAGGCGGCGAGGCACCGGCCGTGGCGCCGCAGCGTCCGGCGCAGCTGAGTAGGTACGAGTCGCAGAAGCGGAGGGACTGGAACACGTTCCTGCAGTACCTGCGGAACCACCGGCCGCCGCTGACGCTGGCGCGGTGCAGCGGCGCGCACGTGATCGAGTTCCTCAGGTACCTGGACCAGTTCGGCAAGACCAAGGTGCACGCCGCCGGGTGCGCCTACTACGGCCAGCCGGCCCCGCCggggccgtgcccgtgcccgctGCGCCAGGCGTGGGGCTCCCTCGACGCGCTCATCGGCCGCCTGCGCGCGGCGTACGAGGAGAGCGGCGGCACGCCCGAGTCCAACCCCTTCGCCGCGCGCGCCGTGCGGATCTACCTCCGCGAGGTGCGCGACTCGCAGGCCAAGGCGCGCGGCATCCCCTACGAGAAGAAGAAGCGCAAGCGCGCGCAGCAGGCCGCCGCGGAGCCTTCGACGAGCTCGTCCGCTGCTGCCGgagggagcgggagcgggagcagCAGGGCTGCAGCTGCGTCCGCCTCTCAGGCCGGAGGGAGTAGCGCTGCACCGAGCACCACTTGA